Genomic segment of Vitis riparia cultivar Riparia Gloire de Montpellier isolate 1030 chromosome 19, EGFV_Vit.rip_1.0, whole genome shotgun sequence:
TCGGGACCGAAACTTCTTGGGACTAGAACTGTTGGTGAGAAAGCCGCTGAGTCGCCAGGGGGCGTCGGGGGTGAAGCATCCGATTTTTCGGGTCATCTGCTCGACGATTTCATCGAAGAGGGAGTTGGTGTTGACGAAGAGGAAACGGCCCTTTTGGCGGACGAGCGAGGCCATGAAGTCGCAGGCATTTCGCATGCAGATGAGGGTCTTGTCAGAGTCGATGACGGCGCACCCGTTGCGGAAGCCATAGGTGTAGACCTTGAAATGGTGCTCCACCAAGCGCCGCCCCATATGGGCGTTGGTGCTCAGAAGCTTTTGGATAACGAGAGAATGGATCGTCATTTTCTTCGATGTCGTCTTCTTTTCCTTCAGTTCCGCTCCATTATTGGGTTTTCTCCAAAATATCGAATGCCCAGAAGAGATCGAGATTTCTCTCCTGCCCGTAAATTTTGAGCTCACTCTtctagggtttagggtttccttattattattattttaatatttgccGTATTTTGACCATTTACTCAAcgtattaatttcataaattatttttaaaaagattgatgtatcaaaaaaaatttattaatttaaatcttaaaatttttgaaagtgatttGTAAAGGTATAATAGtaattcttgaaaatatttttaatatttgaataataaaattttttaagtaaatacaaaaacactttttaaaattattatcagattttaatttaaaaatttagattcaatatgtaaaataatcattttaatcaaTTCACTTATACATTAAATGCACTAAAAAGGTGATTAATAGGGTTTTAGACCTTAATCAATTGAGCAATTGGTTCAATCGCTCAATAATTTCTTGGTTTTTccttaaaagcaatttttttagaaaattatcaagtaaaggaaaatttattaaaaaaaatatttcatgtttatttaaaaaataaatttaaaataatacataaaaataattaatttccttccaatatttcttcactttgttctttctttctaaTCAAATATACccataatatttcaaaattttcatggtCCCTTACAAACTTATAAATGtgtaagaataattaaaaaaaaaatctttaaaaatgtttataaatttctcattcaaaaatctagaaaacaaaaatcaaaatcgaTGAATCTGAGATTGAAcactacataaaaaataatttaaaaatacattctGCATTCCATTTTCTATCATGAAAGAAAACAATGTTCGATCATCTACAGCTCCGGCCATGAGATTTAACAATgttatgataaaaattatgtaAAGCTGTTTCAATAAAACTTCAATGAAACCCTAATTTTCCAACACCGAAGAAAGAGAGAAACTGAAGCCTTAAAAGTTCCTTCGTCACCAGTTATCGCGTTCTTCAAATTGAAGATCTCCTAATTAccaaacaaatatccaaatTCCAGATACATTTATGCTCTACATTATGAAAATTCATCTATTGTTCgcattactaaaaaaatataaaaaggagAAAGTTAGGGCAAAAGTAACCACAACTACAACACAGAACCATCGATAGATTCAAGAAATTGGCGAAGAACACAAGTTATTTACAGTAACGATCGGCCTTCTTCTTGACTCGATCATCGAGCGCCTCCTCCACCGACGTCGAAATCGTCTTGGGATCGTACCCGAACTTCTTCGCCTCCACGGGGAACAACTGATCGTACTTCATGCGCTTCGCGGCATCGATCGTGTACACCTCTCCAGATCCTCCAGCTTCTCCTGAGAGGACTTCCTCATGCTCCAGTGCTTCTTCCTCCGATATGGTTTTcttgctcttcttcttcttctttttcgcTTTGTCTATGGTTTTGCTGCGAGTGGCAAGATCCCCTCCTTTGAAGGTCAGTCTCGCTCCATTAACTTTCTTGAATGGATCCGCCATTGATAGCTCTTTGTTAAGCTTTTCTTCTTCTAGGGTTTTTTTCCTCTCAGAATTTTCCCCAAAACCTCAACTTGATTCTTTCTTCCTGATTTTTCGCTCGAGAATTTTATTTCTGCCAAAGGCACACGTCCTGCACGTGTCATGGTACTAATAAAAGCTAAAAACATATCCGTGGTAAATTACAAAAtctcaatttaaattttaacctcaaattttaaaaataaaaaatctaacctctaaatcataaatattaaagGGTTGTTTGATTAAAAGTTtcattgaaaacccaatttcaaaaacctaattatttcattattttttgtctCATCTCGATTAAAATACcttcattttcttgtaaaaataattatttcttttaaaacatattttaaatacttaaaatagttaAGGACATTTACGTCAAAAATGTGttattcttcaaataaaaacatctGAAAAGATGAATTCgcaaatatgaagaatatttcgtccattttaattaattattttaatattaaataaatcatttttaaaggattcttattagaaataaaagtaaaaatataagaatCATTTTAATAAGTTACATAACCAactatttaaaatcatcaataatctaatacttgaataattattttttttataaaaataaaattaataataggagataatataaaaattatgaaagaaaataaaacgtattgaaaataaaaaatcaatttaaagttaataaatcattttaaaatattttttcaattttatttgaattttttttttcatggtaagtaaggagaaaataaatttctttaatgctatatgtaatttaaaaaaaaaaaatgagagaaaatgtgaataaaagaaatcaagatgaaaaaaaataaaaacaaattagttCTATGTATCTCTTCAAACTTGCTTCatttatattctttaattttatataaaagctaaaaaaaaattattaatatttttttcttttcttagtgccttttgaaaaaaaaaatcgttttcttattttcttattattttcccaaaaaatgtattttcacacgctcatataaaaataattacaaaataggatcttttaaaaataattcaaatttcatgtaTCTAGTGGTCAAAAGTAATACCCCAGATAATTAAAAGATAGtacatatatcattaaaaaatagtatGTGAACAGTCAAAGGtgttttgtgatttttttcatatgaatgtataaaaacccacttttcataataacagaaaaaaaaaagtgtttttgatttttattgcccaattgaaattttatattaaattattttgataaaataagtgcaaacaattttcttaaaaattgaatgcatttaaaattgaatcaagtcatttgttgaaataaattgacttcttttaaaaaaataaacgaaataattaattcaaaattttttaataaaatcatttaaaatttcctgaaaattaatttttttaaaatattattattattttaaaaaatcattttgtataattctcttgttatttattttgtacattattgtaattagattttattCCTATAATATTGatatccatgattaattaattaattgtcataattctcTTAATTCATTTAATAGAGACCGGTTATATATGAGTTTAGAGGGGTGCGAGGTGTTACTAATCTAATCCCCAAATTCAGATTTGGTTTTTACagacatatttttcaaaataaggagtcacacatgttttctttttttattttgtttttgttttaaaaaataaaacaaaaataaatagtgactcaaaatctaaaaaaaaaaattcaccaaataaaaatttcatcgTCCAATGAGGATgcacataaataaaaaatgcaagttCACAACATTTAAATTGATTTCATTAACAAATCTAACCCTTTAACCAAATTATTAACCAATGGAGGCATTATGGAAAAAGGGTTTTTTggtaaatataaattaaaatcaaagtataATAACCCAATTATCCAATTTCTAGAATTTAGATatggtttgtttattttcacTTGGTAAATGGAATGCGTGTTTTAATAGAttctataatataaaaagataattacatatataaattatatgagtggaaaaggtaaacaaaagagaaataaaaatttactgtttcttatttatcatattgcttaatttaattaatttaaaaaaagaaaaaaaagaagaattcaAATGGAacagaaaatttgaa
This window contains:
- the LOC117908525 gene encoding ribosomal protein S2, mitochondrial, encoding MTIHSLVIQKLLSTNAHMGRRLVEHHFKVYTYGFRNGCAVIDSDKTLICMRNACDFMASLVRQKGRFLFVNTNSLFDEIVEQMTRKIGCFTPDAPWRLSGFLTNSSSPKKFRSRNKKIIFGPSQPPDCVVILDTERKSSVIQEASRLEIPIVSVVDPSMPLDTFKKIAYPIPAKDSVQFVYLFCNLITKTFLYEQKKMGLGKKEDETARKLAVQKAEKNEK
- the LOC117909213 gene encoding uncharacterized protein LOC117909213 codes for the protein MADPFKKVNGARLTFKGGDLATRSKTIDKAKKKKKKSKKTISEEEALEHEEVLSGEAGGSGEVYTIDAAKRMKYDQLFPVEAKKFGYDPKTISTSVEEALDDRVKKKADRYCK